The following proteins are encoded in a genomic region of Gossypium hirsutum isolate 1008001.06 chromosome D05, Gossypium_hirsutum_v2.1, whole genome shotgun sequence:
- the LOC107905447 gene encoding probable jasmonic acid carboxyl methyltransferase 2 isoform X1 produces the protein MDIVRATSGHLRRRVPEFRLFFNDLYSNDFNSLSMLLPAFYKMLKEEKGIGLAPSQCFISGVPGSFYGRLFPSNSLHFVYSFSSLHWLSQVPVGLESYAVKHLNKGKVYISKSSPQSMVNAYSSQFQADFSQFIKSRSQELVPGGRMVLSFLGRKSIDPTTEDGCYQWELLAEALMSLVKEGLTEEDKVASFNAPYYAPCAEELKVEILKEGSFIIDRLEAFEVDWDGGAVADTHNEQGKMMVGERVAKTIRAVVESMLESHFRLGQDTMDVLFSKFAEIVGNHLSKTRTKYINFVISLVRKASHINLEAQPMDVFLF, from the exons ATGGACATAGTACGAGCGACGAGCGGTCACCTCAGGCGCCGGGTGCCGGAGTTTAGGCTTTTCTTTAACGACCTTTATAGCAACGATTTCAATTCCTTATCCATGTTGTTACCGGCATTCTACAAGATGCTGAAAGAAGAGAAGGGTATTGGATTGGCACCCTCCCAGTGCTTCATATCGGGTGTCCCAGGTTCTTTCTATGGCAGATTGTTCCCTAGCAACAGCCTCCACTTCGTCTACTCTTTTTCCAGTCTCCATTGGCTCTCCCAG GTTCCGGTGGGGCTGGAGAGCTATGCCGTGAAGCATTTAAATAAAGGAAAAGTGTATATCTCAAAGAGCAGCCCGCAAAGCATGGTGAATGCTTATTCATCGCAGTTCCAGGCTGATTTTTCACAGTTCATAAAGTCACGTTCCCAGGAGTTGGTCCCAGGTGGCCGCATGGTCCTTTCTTTCCTGGGCAGGAAATCCATTGATCCCACAACCGAAGATGGGTGCTATCAGTGGGAGTTGTTAGCTGAAGCATTGATGAGCCTGGTCAAAGAG GGTTTAACTGAAGAGGACAAAGTAGCGTCATTCAATGCACCGTACTATGCTCCGTGTGCGGAGGAACTAAAGGTGGAGATTCTAAAGGAAGGATCATTCATAATTGATCGGCTGGAAGCTTTTGAAGTGGACTGGGATGGAGGCGCGGTTGCTGACACCCATAATGAACAAGGGAAAATGATGGTGGGAGAGCGAGTGGCTAAAACCATCAGAGCGGTGGTAGAATCGATGTTGGAATCCCACTTCCGACTGGGACAAGATACGATGGATGTTTTATTCAGCAAGTTCGCAGAGATTGTTGGGAATCACTTGTCAAAGACTAGAACCAAGTACATCAATTTCGTGATTTCACTGGTTAGAAAGGCTAGTCATATCAACTTGGAAGCTCAGCCTAtggatgtttttcttttttga
- the LOC107905447 gene encoding probable jasmonic acid carboxyl methyltransferase 2 isoform X2 → MKVPVGLESYAVKHLNKGKVYISKSSPQSMVNAYSSQFQADFSQFIKSRSQELVPGGRMVLSFLGRKSIDPTTEDGCYQWELLAEALMSLVKEGLTEEDKVASFNAPYYAPCAEELKVEILKEGSFIIDRLEAFEVDWDGGAVADTHNEQGKMMVGERVAKTIRAVVESMLESHFRLGQDTMDVLFSKFAEIVGNHLSKTRTKYINFVISLVRKASHINLEAQPMDVFLF, encoded by the exons ATGAAG GTTCCGGTGGGGCTGGAGAGCTATGCCGTGAAGCATTTAAATAAAGGAAAAGTGTATATCTCAAAGAGCAGCCCGCAAAGCATGGTGAATGCTTATTCATCGCAGTTCCAGGCTGATTTTTCACAGTTCATAAAGTCACGTTCCCAGGAGTTGGTCCCAGGTGGCCGCATGGTCCTTTCTTTCCTGGGCAGGAAATCCATTGATCCCACAACCGAAGATGGGTGCTATCAGTGGGAGTTGTTAGCTGAAGCATTGATGAGCCTGGTCAAAGAG GGTTTAACTGAAGAGGACAAAGTAGCGTCATTCAATGCACCGTACTATGCTCCGTGTGCGGAGGAACTAAAGGTGGAGATTCTAAAGGAAGGATCATTCATAATTGATCGGCTGGAAGCTTTTGAAGTGGACTGGGATGGAGGCGCGGTTGCTGACACCCATAATGAACAAGGGAAAATGATGGTGGGAGAGCGAGTGGCTAAAACCATCAGAGCGGTGGTAGAATCGATGTTGGAATCCCACTTCCGACTGGGACAAGATACGATGGATGTTTTATTCAGCAAGTTCGCAGAGATTGTTGGGAATCACTTGTCAAAGACTAGAACCAAGTACATCAATTTCGTGATTTCACTGGTTAGAAAGGCTAGTCATATCAACTTGGAAGCTCAGCCTAtggatgtttttcttttttga
- the LOC107905446 gene encoding uncharacterized protein — translation MPSFEFDNVKAEKQDALWRYKMERKLRMGLSFIGFLLVLFLLSWPLFPTLIPDTVEVAGDFLRYLVSTFNKPLFTFVLLNIIILAVFVLSTQNQTQKLTTTPDIYDEYVSSRRCMQTSAVSTSAPVTEETTVDKQIILVENAAALNSRAKPQRTTTGTGRDTVTETKRSLSPVKEQHQPTENRTVTRTKPLCSSTEMMNQKEYRRTRSMVSESRSQRPREFRRSETAMFSRELVVTDAEPPRKSMDEMSSEEFRSIVDSFIAEKKKTLMQENTAHYTRRKDKCMSIVVKN, via the coding sequence ATGCCTTCCTTTGAATTTGATAATGTTAAGGCAGAGAAGCAAGATGCTTTGTGGAGATACAAGATGGAGAGGAAGTTGAGGATGGGTCTTAGCTTCATCGGGTTTCTCTTGGTTTTGTTTTTGCTGTCGTGGCCCTTGTTCCCAACTTTGATTCCTGACACCGTCGAGGTTGCCGGAGATTTTCTCCGATATTTAGTTTCCACTTTTAATAAGCCGCTCTTCACTTTTGTCCTCCTAAACATCATCATCCTCGCTGTTTTTGTTTTGTCTACCCAAAACCAGACCCAGAAACTAACCACCACTCCCGACATCTACGACGAGTACGTTAGCTCTCGCCGGTGTATGCAAACATCGGCAGTCTCCACCTCCGCTCCTGTCACGGAAGAGACCACGGTGGACAAGCAAATCATTCTGGTGGAAAATGCGGCTGCTCTAAATTCTCGAGCCAAGCCGCAACGTACGACTACTGGCACTGGCCGTGATACTGTTACAGAGACGAAACGTTCCCTCTCACCAGTTAAAGAACAACATCAACCTACGGAGAACCGGACAGTGACACGTACAAAGCCTCTCTGTTCTTCAACCGaaatgatgaatcaaaaggagtACCGAAGAACTCGATCAATGGTTTCAGAATCCCGAAGCCAACGACCACGGGAGTTTCGGAGGTCGGAGACGGCTATGTTCAGCCGAGAACTGGTGGTTACAGATGCTGAGCCGCCGAGGAAATCAATGGACGAGATGAGCAGCGAAGAGTTTCGGTCGATAGTAGACAGTTTCATCGCTGAGAAAAAGAAAACTCTGATGCAAGAAAACACCGCTCATTACACTAGGAGAAAAGACAAGTGCATGTCAATTGTGGTTAAGAATTAA
- the LOC107905445 gene encoding 50S ribosomal protein L31, chloroplastic — protein sequence MALTLPNTFLQIKPSPPPSLPPRKVVTARGGGYRPQVTCRKKDIHPEFHEDAKVYCNGELVMTTGGTQKEYVVDVWSGNHPFYLGNRSAVLVDADQVEKFRKKFGQLSEIMEIPVLKGEIILPTKRKAGKGGKKK from the exons ATGGCGCTAACTCTCCCCAACACATTTCTCCAAATCAAGCCTTCTCCTCCCCCTTCACTCCCTCCCAGAAAG GTGGTGACTGCAAGGGGAGGGGGCTATAGGCCGCAAGTTACTTGCCGGAAGAAGGACATCCACCCGGAATTCCACGAGGATGCTAAAGTCTACTGCAATGGAGAATTGGTGATGACAACAGGTGGGACGCAGAAGGAGTACGTGGTGGATGTTTGGTCGGGGAACCATCCTTTTTACCTCGGGAACAGGTCGGCCGTCCTTGTGGACGCTGACCAGGTCGAGAAGTTCCGTAAGAAGTTCGGGCAGTTGTCTGAGATTATGGAGATTCCGGTGCTTAAGGGTGAGATTATTTTGCCCACTAAGCGTAAGGCTGGTAAAGGCGGCAAGAAGAAGTAG
- the LOC107905442 gene encoding glucose-1-phosphate adenylyltransferase large subunit, chloroplastic/amyloplastic isoform X1, with protein sequence MILFHCRLRVFFSRAMESICISLKATATASPVNISQGRSNGGTVFWGETIRGGRDFGTQLWKSWRAENGVKKAKPGVAYSVITPEINKETMKFETPKFEAPQADPKNVASIILGGGAGTRLFPLTSQRAKPAVPIGGCYRLIDIPMSNCINSGIKKIFILTQFNSFSLNRHLARTYNFGNGVNFGDGFVEVLAATQTPGEAGKKWFQGTADAVRQFVWVFEDAKAKDVEHVLILSGDHLYRADYMDFVQKHIDSNADITVSCLPMDDSRASDYGLMKIDGTGRIVQFAEKPKGPNLKAMQVDTSILGLSVQDAARYPYIASMGVYVFKTSVLLKLLTRSYPSCNDFGSEIIPSAVKEHNVQAYLFNDYWEDIGTIKSFFDANLALTEQPPKFEFYDPKTPFYTSPRFLPPTKVDECKIVDSIISHGCFLRECSVQHSIVGVRSRLESSVDLQDTMMMGADYYQTESEIAALLAEGKVPIGVGQNTKIKNCIIDKNAKIGKDVIISNTDAVEEAERPEDGFYIRSGITVIMKNATIRDGTVI encoded by the exons ATGATTTTATTTCATTGTAGACTAAGAGTATTTTTTAGCCGAG CAATGGAATCCATCTGCATATCGCTAAAGGCTACTGCAACCGCCAGTCCGGTTAATATCAGCCAAGGTCGTAGTAATGGAGGCACTGTTTTCTGGGGTGAGACTATCAGAGGAGGTCGGGATTTTGGAACACAGTTATGGAAGAGTTGGAGAGCTGAAAATGGTGTCAAAAAAGCTAAACCGGGCGTTGCTTACTCTGTTATCACCCCAGAAattaacaaggagactatg AAATTTGAGACACCAAAGTTTGAGGCTCCACAAGCAGACCCAAAGAATGTGGCTTCCATCATACTCGGCGGCGGTGCTGGGACGCGCCTCTTCCCTCTTACTAGCCAAAGAGCCAAGCCAGCC GTTCCAATTGGAGGGTGTTACAGGCTGATTGATATTCCAATGAGCAACTGTATCAACAGTGGGATAAAGAAGATATTTATCTTAACTCAGTTTAACTCCTTCTCCCTCAATCGTCACTTAGCTCGTACTTACAACTTTGGGAATGGTGTAAATTTTGGAGATGGTTTTGTTGAG GTTCTGGCGGCCACTCAAACACCAGGAGAAGCTGGGAAGAAGTGGTTCCAAGGAACTGCTGATGCTGTGAGGCAATTTGTGTGGGTTTTTGAG GATGCCAAAGCCAAGGATGTGGAGCATGTATTGATATTGTCCGGAGATCATCTTTACCGAGCAGACTATATGGATTTTGTTCAG AAGCATATTGACTCAAATGCTGATATCACAGTCTCATGTTTACCAATGGATGACAG CCGTGCATCGGATTATGGATTGATGAAGATAGATGGAACAGGACGAATTGTCCAGTTTGCCGAGAAACCAAAGGGCCCTAATCTTAAAGCAATG CAAGTTGATACCTCCATATTAGGACTATCAGTTCAAGATGCTGCAAGATATCCGTACATTGCATCAATGGGTGTGTATGTGTTTAAAACTAGTGTCTTGTTAAAGCTTCTAACTCGAAGCTATCCCTCATGCAATGATTTTGGCTCTGAGATTATTCCGTCTGCTGTGAAGGAACACAATGTCCAG GCATATTTGTTCAATGACTATTGGGAAGACATTGGAACAATAAAATCTTTCTTTGATGCTAATTTAGCCCTCACAGAACAG CCACCAAAGTTTGAATTTTATGATCCAAAGACACCTTTCTATACATCTCCAAGATTCTTGCCTCCTACCAAAGTTGATGAATGCAAG ATTGTTGACTCCATAATTTCACATGGTTGTTTCTTGCGAGAATGTAGTGTTCAACACTCTATAGTCGGTGTGCGCTCACGTTTGGAGTCCAGCGTTGATCTTCAG GATACCATGATGATGGGAGCAGACTACTACCAAACCGAGTCCGAAATAGCAGCTCTGCTAGCAGAAGGGAAGGTTCCTATCGGTGTCGGACAGAATACCAAGATCAA GAATTGCATAATTGACAAGAATGCCAAGATAGGAAAAGATGTAATCATATCAAACACTGAT GCTGTTGAAGAAGCTGAGAGACCAGAAGATGGGTTTTACATTAGGTCTGGGATCACAGTGATAATGAAGAATGCAACCATCCGAGATGGAACTGTCATATAA
- the LOC107905442 gene encoding glucose-1-phosphate adenylyltransferase large subunit, chloroplastic/amyloplastic isoform X2 — MESICISLKATATASPVNISQGRSNGGTVFWGETIRGGRDFGTQLWKSWRAENGVKKAKPGVAYSVITPEINKETMKFETPKFEAPQADPKNVASIILGGGAGTRLFPLTSQRAKPAVPIGGCYRLIDIPMSNCINSGIKKIFILTQFNSFSLNRHLARTYNFGNGVNFGDGFVEVLAATQTPGEAGKKWFQGTADAVRQFVWVFEDAKAKDVEHVLILSGDHLYRADYMDFVQKHIDSNADITVSCLPMDDSRASDYGLMKIDGTGRIVQFAEKPKGPNLKAMQVDTSILGLSVQDAARYPYIASMGVYVFKTSVLLKLLTRSYPSCNDFGSEIIPSAVKEHNVQAYLFNDYWEDIGTIKSFFDANLALTEQPPKFEFYDPKTPFYTSPRFLPPTKVDECKIVDSIISHGCFLRECSVQHSIVGVRSRLESSVDLQDTMMMGADYYQTESEIAALLAEGKVPIGVGQNTKIKNCIIDKNAKIGKDVIISNTDAVEEAERPEDGFYIRSGITVIMKNATIRDGTVI; from the exons ATGGAATCCATCTGCATATCGCTAAAGGCTACTGCAACCGCCAGTCCGGTTAATATCAGCCAAGGTCGTAGTAATGGAGGCACTGTTTTCTGGGGTGAGACTATCAGAGGAGGTCGGGATTTTGGAACACAGTTATGGAAGAGTTGGAGAGCTGAAAATGGTGTCAAAAAAGCTAAACCGGGCGTTGCTTACTCTGTTATCACCCCAGAAattaacaaggagactatg AAATTTGAGACACCAAAGTTTGAGGCTCCACAAGCAGACCCAAAGAATGTGGCTTCCATCATACTCGGCGGCGGTGCTGGGACGCGCCTCTTCCCTCTTACTAGCCAAAGAGCCAAGCCAGCC GTTCCAATTGGAGGGTGTTACAGGCTGATTGATATTCCAATGAGCAACTGTATCAACAGTGGGATAAAGAAGATATTTATCTTAACTCAGTTTAACTCCTTCTCCCTCAATCGTCACTTAGCTCGTACTTACAACTTTGGGAATGGTGTAAATTTTGGAGATGGTTTTGTTGAG GTTCTGGCGGCCACTCAAACACCAGGAGAAGCTGGGAAGAAGTGGTTCCAAGGAACTGCTGATGCTGTGAGGCAATTTGTGTGGGTTTTTGAG GATGCCAAAGCCAAGGATGTGGAGCATGTATTGATATTGTCCGGAGATCATCTTTACCGAGCAGACTATATGGATTTTGTTCAG AAGCATATTGACTCAAATGCTGATATCACAGTCTCATGTTTACCAATGGATGACAG CCGTGCATCGGATTATGGATTGATGAAGATAGATGGAACAGGACGAATTGTCCAGTTTGCCGAGAAACCAAAGGGCCCTAATCTTAAAGCAATG CAAGTTGATACCTCCATATTAGGACTATCAGTTCAAGATGCTGCAAGATATCCGTACATTGCATCAATGGGTGTGTATGTGTTTAAAACTAGTGTCTTGTTAAAGCTTCTAACTCGAAGCTATCCCTCATGCAATGATTTTGGCTCTGAGATTATTCCGTCTGCTGTGAAGGAACACAATGTCCAG GCATATTTGTTCAATGACTATTGGGAAGACATTGGAACAATAAAATCTTTCTTTGATGCTAATTTAGCCCTCACAGAACAG CCACCAAAGTTTGAATTTTATGATCCAAAGACACCTTTCTATACATCTCCAAGATTCTTGCCTCCTACCAAAGTTGATGAATGCAAG ATTGTTGACTCCATAATTTCACATGGTTGTTTCTTGCGAGAATGTAGTGTTCAACACTCTATAGTCGGTGTGCGCTCACGTTTGGAGTCCAGCGTTGATCTTCAG GATACCATGATGATGGGAGCAGACTACTACCAAACCGAGTCCGAAATAGCAGCTCTGCTAGCAGAAGGGAAGGTTCCTATCGGTGTCGGACAGAATACCAAGATCAA GAATTGCATAATTGACAAGAATGCCAAGATAGGAAAAGATGTAATCATATCAAACACTGAT GCTGTTGAAGAAGCTGAGAGACCAGAAGATGGGTTTTACATTAGGTCTGGGATCACAGTGATAATGAAGAATGCAACCATCCGAGATGGAACTGTCATATAA
- the LOC107905443 gene encoding mannan endo-1,4-beta-mannosidase 7, with protein sequence MKHWGLILLLFLLFQQGNFLLRVKADDGFIKTKGLQLMLHGSPFYANGFNAYWLMYMAADSSQRSKVSSAFQQAKEHGLTIARTWAFSDGGDRPLQYSPGSYNEQMFQGLDFVVSEAKRYGIKLVLSFANNYDQFGGKKQYVSWARNEGQSIGSDDDFFTNSVVKEYYKNHIKAVLTRRNTLTGVAYKDEPTIMAWELMNEPRCLSDPSGKTMQAWITEMASHVKSIDGNHLLEAGLEGFYGPSSSQKQQYNPNFQVGTDFIANNQIPGIDFATVHSYPDQWLQSSSDESQIAFLNNWLYNHIQDAQNILQKPLLFAEFGKSLKIAGPNQRDELYNTVYTAIYSSARGGGAAIGGLFWQLLAEGMDSYGDGYEVIMSQGTSTVDLITQESQKLNRIRKMYVRLRDIEKWNKAREIRRAQWWSGNGVSNTGN encoded by the exons ATGAAGCATTGGGGTCTGATTTTGctcctttttttgttatttcaacAAGGAAATTTTCTCCTGCGTGTCAAAGCTGATGACGGGTTTATCAAAACTAAAGGACTGCAGCTAATGTTGCATGGAAGTCCTTTCTATGCAAATGGGTTCAATGCTTATTGGCTCATGTACATGGCCGCTGATTCATCTCAGAGAAGCAAAGTCTCATCTGCGTTTCAACAAGCTAAAGAGCACGGTCTCACCATAGCCAGAACTTGGGCTTTCAGTGATGGTGGAGACAGGCCTCTTCAGTACTCGCCTGGCTCCTACAATGAACAAATGTTCCAG GGATTGGATTTTGTAGTATCTGAGGCCAAGAGATATGGGATTAAGCTGGTTTTAAGCTTCGCGAATAACTATGATCAATTTGGAGGGAAGAAACAGTATGTGAGCTGGGCAAGAAATGAAGGACAATCCATTGGCTCTGATGATGATTTCTTTACCAACTCTGTTGTTAAAGAATACTACAAGAACCACATCAAG GCTGTTCTTACAAGACGTAACACCCTGACTGGAGTGGCTTACAAAGATGAACCAACAATAATGGCGTGGGAGCTTATGAATGAGCCTAGGTGCCTCTCGGATCCATCGGGAAAGACCATGCAG GCCTGGATTACAGAGATGGCCTCTCATGTAAAGTCCATTGATGGAAATCACTTACTAGAAGCTGGTTTAGAAGGGTTTTATGGACCATCATCATCTCAAAAACAGCAATATAACCCTAACTTTCAAGTAGGAACTGATTTCATTGCAAATAATCAGATCCCTGGCATTGACTTTGCGACAGTTCATTCATATCCTGATCAAtg GTTACAAAGCTCAAGTGATGAAAGCCAAATTGCCTTTTTGAATAATTGGCTGTACAATCACATCCAAGATGCTCAGAACATCCTTCAGAAACCATTGCTCTTTGCCGAGTTCGGAAAATCTTTGAAAATTGCGGGTCCTAACCAAAGAGACGAGCTGTACAACACTGTTTATACAGCGATTTACTCATCAGCCAGGGGTGGAGGTGCAGCCATCGGTGGGCTATTCTGGCAACTGTTAGCCGAAGGAATGGACTCTTACGGGGATGGGTATGAGGTAATCATGAGCCAAGGCACCTCAACTGTCGACCTCATCACTCAAGAATCTCAGAAACTTAATCGTATTCGAAAGATGTACGTAAGGTTGAGAGACATCGAGAAATGGAACAAAGCAAGGGAAATCAGAAGAGCACAATGGTGGTCTGGAAATGGTGTCAGCAACACgggaaattga
- the LOC107905441 gene encoding dihydroflavonol 4-reductase: MPTENQMKDMKQNSIMGSSVTEGEIVCVTGGSGFIGSWLIKLLLERGYVVRATVRDPDNSKKVKHLLELPKAETHLTLWKADLAEEGSFDDAIQGCTGVFHVATPMDFESEDPENEVIKPTINGVLSIMKACAKAKTVRRLVFTSSAGTIDVAEQQKPCYDETCWSDLEFIQAKRMTGWMYFVSKTMAEQAAWKFAKENNIDFVSIIPPLVVGPFIMQSMPPSLITALSPITGNEAHYSIIKQGQFIHLDDLCRAHIFLFENPKAEGRYICASHHATIIDLAKMLSEKYPEYNVPTKFKDVDENLKSVEFSSKKLLDLGFEFKYSLEDMFVGAVETCREKGLLPLSNEKKTNNID; this comes from the exons ATGCCAactgaaaatcaaatgaaagacATGAAACAGAATTCCATAATGGGGTCGTCAGTCACCGAAGGCGAGATCGTGTGCGTAACAGGCGGCTCTGGGTTCATTGGTTCATGGCTCATCAAGCTGCTCTTGGAACGCGGTTATGTCGTCCGAGCCACTGTGCGCGACCCTG ACAACTCGAAGAAGGTGAAGCATTTACTGGAGCTACCTAAAGCAGAGACGCACTTGACTCTTTGGAAAGCAGATTTAGCTGAAGAGGGAAGCTTTGATGATGCAATTCAAGGTTGTACGGGTGTGTTCCACGTGGCCACGCCTATGGACTTCGAGTCCGAGGACCCTGAG AATGAAGTCATAAAACCAACAATCAATGGAGTGCTAAGCATCATGAAAGCTTGCGCCAAAGCCAAAACTGTTAGAAGGTTAGTGTTCACATCATCAGCTGGAACTATTGATGTTGCAGAACAACAAAAGCCCTGTTATGATGAAACCTGTTGGAGCGATCTTGAATTCATCCAGGCCAAAAGAATGACTGGTTGG ATGTATTTTGTCTCCAAGACGATGGCAGAGCAAGCAGCCTGGAAATTCGCTAAAGAAAATAACATTGATTTTGTCAGCATAATACCACCTTTGGTGGTCGGTCCATTTATTATGCAATCAATGCCGCCAAGCCTCATAACTGCACTTTCTCCTATCACCG GGAACGAAGCTCATTATTCGATCATAAAACAAGGCCAATTCATTCATTTGGATGACTTGTGCAGAGCTCATATCTTTCTATTCGAGAATCCAAAAGCGGAAGGTCGCTACATTTGCGCCTCTCACCATGCTACCATTATCGATCTTGCGAAAATGCTCAGTGAAAAATACCCTGAATATAATGTTCCCACCAA GTTCAAAGATGTGGATGAGAACCTGAAGAGTGTGGAGTTCTCCTCAAAGAAGCTCTTGGACTTGGGATTTGAGTTTAAATATAGCTTGGAAGACATGTTCGTAGGAGCTGTCGAGACATGCCGAGAAAAGGGACTGCTTCCTCTTTCTAATGAGAAGAAGACCAACAACATAGACTGA
- the LOC107905438 gene encoding ornithine transcarbamylase, chloroplastic, giving the protein MAAISGHCTFRSHQFPLSFTVPVASSSSFYGEALRSSSVSLASPPSVHRSLISCQASSAASPPSSSVNGTAKGGMKDFLHISDFDKATIMKILDRAAEVKAQLKSGDRSFAPFKGKTMAMIFAKPSMRTRVSFETGFFLLGGHAIYLGPDDIQMGIREETRDVARVLSRYNDIIMARVFGHQDILDLAKFSSVPVINGLTDYNHPCQIMADALTIIEHIGQLEGTKVVYVGDGNNIVHSWLLLASVVPFHFVCACPKGFEPDKETVEKAQKAGISKIEITNDPKEAVKGADIVYSDVWASMGQKEEAAHRRQVFQGFQVDEALMKIAGPKAYFMHCLPAERGVEVTDGVIEAPNSIVFPQAENRMHAQNAIMLHALGL; this is encoded by the exons ATGGCGGCGATTTCTGGCCACTGCACATTCCGGTCACACCAATTCCCTCTCTCTTTCACCGTCCCCGTCGCCTCCTCTTCCTCTTTCTACGGCGAAGCTCTGCGATCTTCCAGCGTTTCCCTCGCTTCTCCTCCGTCTGTCCACCGATCCCTTATATCTTGTCAGGCCTCCTCCGCCGCGTCACCACCTTCTTCCTCCGTCAATGGGACAG CAAAAGGGGGGATGAAGGATTTTTTGCATATTAGCGACTTTGATAAAGCCACCATAATGAAGATATTAGACAGGGCCGCAGAGGTCAAGGCACAGCTAAAATCAGGAGATAGGTCCTTTGCTCCATTTAAGGGGAAGACTATGGCTATGATTTTTGCAAAGCCATCAATGAGGACACGGGTTTCATTTGAGACTGGGTTTTTCTTACTCGGAGGTCATGCTATATATTTGGGACCAGATGATATCCAGATGGGTATACGAGAGGAAACTCGTGATGTTGCTCGTGTTTTATCTCGATATAATGACATTATCATGGCACGTGTTTTTGGTCATCAG GACATTCTTGATTTGGCTAAATTTTCCAGTGTACCTGTCATTAATGGCTTGACAGATTACAACCACCCTTGTCAAATAATGGCAGATGCACTCACTATTATTGAACATATCGGTCAGTTGGAAGGAACGAAG GTTGTCTATGTCGGGGATGGAAACAACATTGTTCACTCTTGGTTGTTGCTGGCTTCTGTTGTTCCTTTCCACTTTGTCTGTGCCTGCCCTAAAGGTTTTGAGCCTGATAAGGAGACTGTTGAGAAGGCACAAAAAGCTGGGATCAGCAAGATCGAGATCACAAATGATCCAAAGGAAGCTGTTAAAGGTGCTGATATTGTGTATTCAGATGTCTGGGCTAGTATGGGGCAGAAGGAAGAAGCTGCCCATCGTCGCCAAGTGTTTCAAGGATTTCAG GTTGATGAAGCTCTTATGAAGATAGCAGGCCCAAAAGCTTATTTCATGCACTGTTTGCCTGCCGAAAGAGGAGTAGAAGTGACTGACGGTGTTATAGAGGCTCCAAATTCCATCGTCTTTCCACAGGCAGAAAATCGTATGCATGCACAGAATGCTATAATGCTTCATGCTCTTGGGTTATAA